The Clostridium chauvoei genome has a window encoding:
- the purB gene encoding adenylosuccinate lyase, translated as MRDLYSTPLNSRYASKEMSYIFSDDMKFSTWRKLWVALAESESELGLNISKEQIEELRANIHNINYDEAIKKEKEVRHDVMSHVHAYGLQCPLSKGIIHLGATSCYVGDNTDIIIMRDALLLTKGKIISVLNHLSNFAIKYKDMPTLGFTHFQPAQLTTVGKRATLWMQDLVLDIENIDFLLSTLKLRGVKGTTGTQASFMNLFEDDEAKVKALDKMVAEKMGFEKSYGVTGQTYPRKLDSIVLNTLSEVAQSAYKFSNDLRLLQSMKEIEEPFEKHQIGSSAMAYKRNPMRSERIGALARYVIVNSLNPAITAATQWFERTLDDSANKRIAVAEAFLALDGVLNLYMNIAENMVVYEKVITAHVNNELPFMATENIMMEAVKRGGDRQELHEKIRVHSMAAASRVKSEGLDNDLISRIINDKSFKLSKEEILDIIDPSKFVGRAPSQVIEFIEEYIKPIMDKNKDSLNIKSEINV; from the coding sequence ATGAGAGATTTATATAGCACACCATTAAATTCAAGATATGCGTCAAAGGAAATGAGTTACATATTTTCTGATGATATGAAATTTTCTACTTGGAGAAAACTTTGGGTAGCATTAGCAGAAAGCGAAAGTGAATTAGGACTTAACATATCAAAAGAACAAATAGAAGAATTAAGAGCTAATATACATAACATAAATTATGATGAAGCTATAAAAAAAGAAAAGGAAGTTAGACATGATGTTATGAGCCATGTTCATGCATATGGTCTACAATGTCCTTTATCTAAAGGTATAATACATTTAGGAGCTACAAGTTGTTATGTAGGAGATAATACTGACATAATAATTATGAGAGATGCTCTTTTATTAACTAAAGGAAAAATAATTTCAGTTTTAAATCATCTTTCAAATTTTGCAATAAAATATAAAGATATGCCTACTCTTGGTTTTACACATTTTCAACCAGCTCAATTAACTACAGTAGGAAAAAGAGCTACTCTTTGGATGCAAGATTTAGTTTTAGATATAGAAAATATAGATTTTCTATTATCAACTTTAAAATTAAGAGGAGTTAAAGGTACAACAGGAACTCAAGCTAGCTTTATGAACCTATTTGAAGATGATGAAGCTAAGGTTAAGGCTTTAGATAAGATGGTAGCAGAAAAAATGGGATTTGAAAAAAGCTATGGAGTAACTGGTCAAACATATCCAAGAAAGTTAGATTCAATAGTTTTAAATACATTATCTGAAGTAGCACAAAGTGCTTATAAATTTAGTAATGATTTAAGATTACTTCAAAGTATGAAGGAAATAGAAGAACCATTTGAAAAGCATCAAATAGGATCTTCAGCTATGGCTTATAAAAGGAATCCTATGAGAAGTGAAAGAATAGGGGCTTTAGCAAGGTATGTAATAGTAAATTCATTAAATCCAGCTATTACAGCTGCAACACAATGGTTTGAGAGAACATTAGATGATTCAGCAAACAAGAGAATAGCTGTAGCAGAAGCATTTTTAGCATTAGATGGAGTTTTAAATCTTTATATGAATATAGCTGAAAACATGGTTGTTTATGAAAAGGTAATAACTGCTCATGTAAATAATGAATTACCATTTATGGCTACAGAAAATATAATGATGGAGGCTGTGAAAAGAGGTGGAGATAGACAAGAACTTCACGAAAAAATAAGAGTTCACTCAATGGCTGCGGCATCTAGAGTAAAAAGTGAAGGATTAGATAATGATTTAATATCAAGAATAATAAATGATAAAAGTTTTAAATTATCTAAAGAAGAAATATTAGATATAATAGATCCAAGTAAATTTGTTGGAAGAGCTCCAAGTCAGGTAATAGAATTCATAGAGGAATATATTAAGCCTATAATGGATAAGAATAAAGACTCTTTAAATATAAAAAGTGAAATAAACGTATAA
- a CDS encoding DUF378 domain-containing protein, translated as MCKITLLDKLSFILVLISAITWGIIGIFNVNIIALISGNSILIQRAIYILVFAAAINLILVLFKCKSLSKIN; from the coding sequence ATGTGTAAAATTACTTTACTTGACAAACTTTCATTTATTTTAGTTCTAATAAGTGCTATTACTTGGGGGATTATAGGAATTTTTAATGTTAATATTATTGCTCTAATAAGTGGTAACTCTATTCTTATTCAAAGAGCTATTTATATTCTAGTCTTTGCAGCTGCTATAAATTTAATTCTAGTTTTATTTAAATGTAAGTCCTTAAGCAAAATTAATTAG
- a CDS encoding stage V sporulation protein S, with the protein MEVLKVSTKSNPNSVAGALAAIIKEKNIVEIQAVGAGAINQAVKAIAIARGFVAPSGKDIVCVPAFTDIEIDGEERTAIKLIVQPR; encoded by the coding sequence ATGGAAGTATTAAAGGTATCAACTAAATCAAACCCTAATTCAGTAGCAGGTGCATTAGCTGCTATAATTAAAGAAAAGAACATAGTGGAAATTCAAGCGGTAGGAGCAGGAGCCATAAATCAAGCTGTGAAAGCAATAGCCATAGCAAGAGGATTTGTAGCTCCTAGCGGAAAGGATATTGTTTGTGTACCGGCATTTACAGATATTGAAATTGATGGAGAAGAGAGAACAGCAATAAAATTAATTGTACAACCAAGATAA
- the rny gene encoding ribonuclease Y, translating into MVKYLIFGIVDIALLAVAYIVLKQAIHKASKAKIDSLEKEAEVLLENAKKEAEATKKESILEAKEEVHRLRNDLERDSRERRNEVQRLERRIIQREESLDKKSDLLEKKEETINKRMQEIDQMEVNIQELYAKRREELEKIATLTSEEARVILLDEVRKEISHETAMMVKDIESKAKEEADKKAREIITTAIQRCAADHVSESTVHVVALPNDEMKGRIIGREGRNIRTLETLTGVDLIIDDTPEAVILSSFDPIRREVARIALEKLIVDGRIHPARIEEMVERAKKDVENDIKEEGEQATLETGVHGVHPEITRLLGRLKYRTSYGQNVLKHSIEVAYLAGLMASELGLDVNLAKRAGLLHDIGKVVDQEQEGPHALIGGDMAKKYHESPVVVNAIAAHHGDVEMMTLEAVLVQAADAISAARPGARRETLEAYIKRLEKLEEIANSYEGVEKSYAIQAGREIRIMVKPDHLDDAGSVELARNLAKSIEEQLEYPGQIKINVIRETRAVDFAK; encoded by the coding sequence ACTATTAGCAGTAGCATATATAGTGCTTAAGCAAGCTATACACAAGGCTTCTAAGGCAAAGATAGATAGCTTAGAAAAAGAAGCAGAAGTTCTTTTAGAAAATGCAAAGAAAGAAGCAGAAGCAACTAAAAAGGAATCTATTTTAGAAGCAAAAGAAGAGGTTCACAGACTTAGAAATGACTTAGAAAGAGATTCTCGTGAGAGAAGAAATGAAGTTCAAAGGCTTGAGAGAAGAATAATTCAAAGAGAAGAATCACTAGATAAGAAAAGTGATCTTCTAGAGAAAAAAGAAGAAACAATCAATAAAAGAATGCAAGAAATTGATCAAATGGAGGTCAATATACAAGAGCTGTATGCTAAAAGAAGAGAAGAATTAGAAAAAATAGCTACTCTAACTTCAGAAGAAGCAAGAGTGATTCTTTTAGATGAAGTAAGAAAGGAAATTTCTCACGAAACAGCTATGATGGTAAAAGATATTGAATCAAAGGCTAAGGAAGAAGCAGATAAAAAAGCAAGAGAAATAATAACAACTGCTATTCAAAGATGTGCTGCAGATCATGTATCTGAATCAACTGTACACGTAGTTGCCCTACCAAATGATGAAATGAAGGGTAGAATTATTGGTAGAGAAGGTAGAAACATAAGAACATTAGAAACATTAACAGGAGTAGATTTAATTATAGATGATACTCCAGAAGCAGTTATACTATCTAGCTTTGATCCTATAAGGAGAGAAGTGGCTAGAATAGCTTTAGAAAAGTTAATAGTAGATGGTAGAATTCATCCAGCTAGAATTGAAGAAATGGTAGAAAGAGCTAAGAAGGATGTTGAAAATGACATTAAGGAAGAAGGAGAACAAGCAACTCTAGAAACTGGTGTTCATGGAGTTCATCCTGAAATAACAAGACTACTTGGTAGATTAAAGTATAGAACAAGTTATGGACAAAATGTATTAAAGCATTCCATAGAAGTTGCATACTTAGCTGGCTTAATGGCTTCAGAATTAGGTTTAGATGTTAATCTTGCAAAGAGAGCAGGTTTACTACATGATATTGGTAAAGTTGTAGATCAAGAGCAAGAGGGTCCACATGCGTTAATTGGAGGAGATATGGCTAAGAAATATCATGAATCTCCAGTTGTGGTTAATGCTATTGCGGCACATCATGGAGATGTTGAAATGATGACGTTAGAAGCTGTTTTAGTTCAAGCAGCAGATGCTATATCAGCTGCAAGACCAGGAGCTAGAAGAGAAACCTTAGAAGCATATATTAAGAGATTAGAAAAATTAGAAGAGATTGCAAATTCTTATGAAGGTGTAGAAAAGTCATATGCCATTCAAGCTGGTAGAGAGATTAGAATTATGGTTAAACCAGATCATTTAGATGATGCTGGATCAGTTGAATTAGCAAGAAATTTAGCTAAGAGTATAGAGGAACAACTAGAGTATCCAGGTCAAATTAAAATTAATGTAATAAGAGAAACAAGAGCAGTAGATTTTGCTAAATAA
- a CDS encoding HPr family phosphocarrier protein: MVSKEVVVNNGTGLHARPATLLVKKASSFKSDVSIEFNGKKANVKSLIGVLSLGVTKGSAITVIANGDDEALAVEEIANLIATLED; encoded by the coding sequence ATGGTATCTAAAGAAGTAGTAGTAAATAACGGAACTGGTTTACACGCAAGACCAGCAACTTTATTAGTAAAGAAGGCTTCATCATTTAAATCAGATGTAAGCATAGAGTTTAATGGAAAGAAAGCTAACGTTAAAAGCTTAATCGGAGTTCTTTCATTAGGAGTTACTAAAGGATCAGCTATAACAGTTATAGCTAATGGAGATGACGAAGCTTTAGCAGTAGAAGAAATTGCAAATTTAATAGCAACTTTAGAAGACTAA
- a CDS encoding ligand-binding sensor domain-containing protein gives MNNKYLFKKLFLIVNSCLIILFLNSLIEKVVFAEKICKYEQLTVEDGLSQSTVKKILQDSSGYMWFATMDGLNRYNGFEYRILRHENGNENSLTSSNITDILEDKNGNLWVATLKGLNKVNKKTLEVKRIYKNINGKKKIYNKSIFNLEMDDSGNIWIATSNGLDKYNVDNDEITSISEIKSKELINKIAKIKDEYLWLATKRGIKNIDLKSNKLTSHKWNNDLLNYGDISAIYLDDDNQLWVGSKDGQVIKYSIDTKEVEEINLEWDKKFSSIAITDFLQVDNNRLILSTEKGAIIIDKSNDYKVNYEDVLNIEDFKVNNILDLYKDKKDRIWIGKSNGINLINPYQPFSSDFTKIDSNKIIEDNSIRGMTFENDKEIWFGTDNGGLYLYNFENEEFLKFVHDKDNDRSLSSNKISNVEIDNDGMLWISTSEGIDKLNTKDYNIKRVINNENSGIACDYIKDIFIDSRNTMWIGTLEGLYTYDKKTNGITNLTYLIQENLKDTSVQVIYEDSKGNIWIGSAIRGGVLKYNAGTREVKIYQNNSNIENKLSSNEIRDIREDGLGNIWIATTDGLNKIETSTDNITVYNDSNGLINNYICCVLIDKENNPWVSTKLGLSKYDIKNGQFYNYTKVDGLQESEFHSNASCQANDKRMVFGGINGINSFYPQEIIENNVTKADAFIDSIKVNDAYKDFTEDLKLKYYENNIEFKFFITAYESFRNNIYQYKLEGYDNEWITIENKNEVKYTNLKPGKYEFKVRGRSRWGEYSDIKTENFCINQQIWKTPIAIGFYILISILIIILLWKYIYNLEKIVSKRTKELNEKLYQNDKLYHKLIQQEKSKNSLLINLSHELRTPLNVILSSLQLIRLIIKENKVLTEEQGNKYLTHIEKNSKSLLEVINDLIDTSKLDVGKYNINIKEYDIVSLTEELTLSMKDYIESKGIDLIIDPEVEEKIIECDKIAIERCITNLLSNAAKFTNKGGTILVLVNDIKDKEEVEVIVKDTGVGIPKEQQKGIFDRFIQGDNSNKVKEASSGIGLNLVKNLVKLHHGDIMVESELNKGSLFKIVLPYKQPRKE, from the coding sequence ATGAATAATAAATATTTATTTAAAAAATTATTTTTAATAGTAAATTCATGTTTAATTATATTATTTTTAAATTCTCTAATAGAAAAGGTAGTATTTGCAGAAAAAATATGCAAATATGAGCAATTAACTGTAGAAGACGGATTATCTCAAAGTACAGTTAAAAAAATATTACAAGATAGTTCAGGTTATATGTGGTTTGCAACTATGGATGGATTAAATAGATATAATGGTTTTGAATACAGAATATTAAGACATGAAAATGGGAATGAAAACTCATTAACATCTAGTAATATTACAGATATATTGGAAGATAAAAACGGAAACCTATGGGTAGCTACTCTTAAAGGATTAAATAAAGTAAATAAAAAGACATTAGAAGTGAAAAGAATATATAAAAATATTAATGGCAAGAAAAAAATATATAATAAAAGTATTTTTAATCTTGAAATGGATGATTCAGGTAATATATGGATTGCTACTAGTAATGGATTAGATAAATATAATGTTGATAATGATGAGATAACATCAATTTCAGAAATTAAATCTAAAGAGTTAATAAATAAGATTGCTAAAATAAAAGATGAATACCTTTGGTTAGCTACTAAAAGAGGAATTAAAAATATAGATTTAAAATCTAATAAATTAACTTCCCATAAATGGAATAATGATCTTTTAAATTATGGAGATATATCAGCCATTTATCTTGATGATGACAATCAATTATGGGTGGGAAGCAAGGATGGACAAGTAATTAAATACAGTATAGATACTAAAGAGGTTGAAGAAATAAACTTAGAATGGGATAAAAAATTTTCATCAATTGCTATTACTGATTTTCTACAAGTAGATAACAATAGGCTTATACTTTCAACTGAAAAAGGTGCAATAATTATTGATAAATCCAATGACTATAAGGTAAATTATGAAGATGTATTAAATATAGAGGATTTTAAAGTAAATAATATTCTAGATTTATATAAAGATAAAAAAGATAGAATATGGATAGGGAAAAGTAATGGAATAAATTTAATAAATCCCTATCAGCCATTTTCAAGCGATTTTACAAAGATAGATTCAAATAAAATAATAGAAGATAATAGTATAAGAGGAATGACCTTTGAAAATGATAAAGAAATTTGGTTTGGAACAGATAATGGAGGGTTATATCTTTATAATTTTGAGAATGAAGAATTTTTAAAGTTTGTTCATGATAAAGATAATGATAGAAGTTTAAGCTCTAATAAAATAAGTAATGTAGAAATAGATAATGATGGTATGCTATGGATTTCTACTTCTGAAGGTATAGATAAATTAAATACTAAAGATTATAACATAAAAAGAGTTATAAATAACGAAAACTCAGGCATAGCTTGTGATTATATAAAAGATATCTTCATAGACTCAAGGAATACAATGTGGATAGGTACATTAGAAGGATTATATACTTATGATAAAAAAACTAATGGTATAACTAATTTAACTTATCTTATACAAGAAAATCTTAAAGATACATCAGTGCAGGTAATATATGAAGACTCTAAAGGAAACATTTGGATTGGATCAGCAATTAGAGGTGGAGTTTTAAAGTATAATGCGGGGACAAGAGAAGTTAAGATTTATCAAAATAACTCTAATATTGAAAATAAGTTAAGTAGTAATGAAATTAGAGATATAAGGGAAGATGGTTTGGGCAATATATGGATAGCTACTACGGATGGATTAAATAAGATAGAGACATCCACGGATAATATAACTGTTTATAATGATAGTAATGGATTAATAAATAATTACATATGTTGTGTACTAATAGATAAAGAGAACAATCCTTGGGTAAGTACAAAACTTGGATTATCAAAATATGATATAAAAAATGGACAGTTTTATAATTATACTAAAGTAGATGGTCTTCAAGAGTCAGAATTTCATAGTAATGCATCGTGCCAAGCCAATGATAAAAGAATGGTTTTTGGAGGTATAAATGGAATAAATAGCTTTTATCCTCAAGAAATAATAGAGAACAATGTTACAAAAGCTGATGCATTTATCGACTCTATTAAAGTTAACGATGCATATAAAGATTTTACCGAAGATTTAAAATTAAAGTATTATGAAAATAATATAGAATTTAAATTTTTTATCACAGCTTATGAAAGCTTTAGAAATAATATTTATCAGTATAAATTAGAAGGATATGATAATGAGTGGATAACTATTGAAAATAAAAACGAAGTCAAATACACTAATCTAAAGCCAGGGAAATATGAATTTAAGGTAAGAGGTAGAAGCCGTTGGGGAGAGTATTCAGACATAAAAACTGAAAATTTTTGTATAAACCAACAAATATGGAAAACACCAATTGCCATAGGATTTTATATATTAATTAGTATATTAATAATAATTTTGTTATGGAAATATATATATAATCTAGAGAAGATTGTTTCAAAAAGAACAAAAGAATTAAACGAAAAGTTATATCAAAATGATAAATTATATCATAAACTTATACAGCAAGAAAAATCTAAAAATTCTTTATTAATAAACCTTTCACATGAATTAAGGACACCTTTAAATGTTATACTTTCATCTTTACAATTAATAAGATTAATAATAAAAGAGAATAAAGTATTAACAGAAGAACAAGGTAATAAGTATTTAACTCATATAGAAAAAAATTCTAAGTCCTTATTAGAAGTGATAAATGACCTTATAGATACATCTAAACTAGATGTGGGTAAATATAATATAAATATTAAAGAATATGATATAGTTTCATTAACAGAAGAATTAACATTATCTATGAAGGATTACATTGAAAGTAAAGGAATAGACCTTATTATAGATCCAGAAGTAGAAGAAAAAATTATAGAGTGTGATAAAATAGCTATAGAAAGATGTATAACTAATTTATTGTCTAATGCAGCTAAATTCACTAATAAAGGTGGTACGATTTTAGTTTTAGTTAATGATATTAAGGATAAAGAAGAGGTTGAAGTAATAGTTAAAGATACTGGAGTTGGTATTCCAAAAGAACAACAAAAAGGTATATTCGACAGATTTATTCAAGGAGATAATAGTAATAAGGTAAAAGAAGCAAGTAGTGGAATAGGATTAAATCTTGTTAAAAACCTAGTTAAATTACATCATGGAGATATAATGGTAGAAAGTGAATTAAATAAAGGGAGTTTATTTAAAATAGTATTACCATATAAACAACCTAGAAAAGAATAA